From one Actinomycetota bacterium genomic stretch:
- a CDS encoding EAL domain-containing protein, protein TKEQEMLEKISTTFISVNTENVKEKVDEMFGMIAKILNFDNAYLFELDAGYEIATILNMYVKDIESKSPPFYPGTKFKTADFPEVKPLIAQNLPILCEDVSNISVEKAENQRNFFASRGINSFFALPITVDKKTDGFFVIEYRDRSDKRFTESRLYFLKIIANILGDARKKILYEERIYNIAYFDETTKLANRNMLKKNLEQILHVRKESEKIVIFDVELGNLRMINDTFGHRIGEQVVIESAAILKNLMKEECSISRIAEGKFIIIMPTAENAEQIQECAEKIVDAFSNPVLPKEGREALFVTVVIGISIYPDDGKDVNTLLQNADLAAYEARSNNENIVFYTKRLESNIAENTLFTNKLFKSLQNKEFFLEFQPQISCDTGKTVGIEALLRWTSDGNKRIPPDRFIPILEQTGLIYDVGLWVLEQALQEHNRLAAKGFPSLRVSVNLSVVQFRNENIVSDISKRIEKSRVNPKYIELEITESMFSKNPVEVLKKLHELKKLGISIAIDDFGRGYSSLNRLKLIPFDRIKIDKDIIDYIDLERKLAPLTEIIILLARAFKAGVTAEGVETKEQADFLRSISCDEIQGYHFSRPLSPEALEEFLKKNYQ, encoded by the coding sequence CTTAATTTCGACAATGCATATTTATTTGAGCTCGACGCAGGTTATGAAATTGCAACGATTCTCAATATGTATGTAAAAGATATTGAGAGCAAATCACCTCCTTTTTACCCGGGAACGAAATTTAAGACAGCAGACTTTCCTGAAGTCAAACCCCTGATAGCTCAAAACTTACCTATACTATGCGAAGATGTCTCAAATATTTCCGTTGAAAAGGCCGAAAATCAAAGAAATTTCTTTGCGTCAAGAGGAATAAATTCTTTCTTCGCACTACCAATAACAGTCGACAAAAAAACAGATGGGTTTTTTGTTATTGAATACAGAGATCGAAGTGATAAAAGATTCACAGAAAGTCGATTATACTTCTTAAAAATCATAGCAAATATATTGGGAGACGCAAGAAAGAAGATATTGTATGAAGAAAGGATATACAATATCGCTTATTTTGATGAAACCACAAAACTGGCAAACAGAAATATGCTTAAAAAGAACCTGGAGCAAATTCTGCATGTCAGAAAAGAATCAGAGAAAATAGTAATTTTTGATGTTGAACTGGGTAATCTAAGAATGATTAATGATACTTTCGGACACAGGATAGGAGAGCAGGTAGTAATAGAATCAGCAGCAATTCTTAAAAATCTGATGAAGGAGGAATGCAGTATATCAAGGATAGCTGAAGGAAAATTTATTATCATTATGCCTACTGCAGAAAATGCTGAACAAATACAGGAGTGTGCAGAGAAAATAGTCGATGCCTTTTCCAACCCTGTGCTACCCAAGGAAGGAAGAGAGGCATTATTTGTTACTGTTGTTATAGGCATATCCATATATCCGGATGATGGAAAAGATGTGAATACCCTTTTACAGAATGCCGATCTGGCAGCATATGAAGCAAGAAGCAATAATGAGAATATTGTTTTCTATACAAAACGACTGGAAAGCAATATTGCAGAAAACACCTTGTTTACAAACAAGCTTTTTAAATCATTGCAAAACAAAGAGTTTTTTCTGGAGTTTCAACCACAGATCAGCTGTGATACGGGAAAAACTGTTGGAATTGAAGCCTTGCTCAGATGGACCAGTGACGGCAATAAAAGAATACCGCCGGATAGATTTATCCCCATACTTGAGCAGACAGGACTGATTTATGATGTGGGACTCTGGGTATTGGAACAAGCACTTCAGGAGCATAACAGGCTTGCAGCAAAAGGATTTCCATCCCTTCGTGTTTCCGTAAACTTATCGGTTGTACAGTTTCGAAATGAAAATATTGTTTCTGATATTTCAAAGCGTATAGAAAAAAGCCGGGTAAACCCGAAATACATTGAACTGGAAATTACAGAAAGCATGTTCTCTAAAAATCCCGTGGAAGTACTTAAAAAACTACACGAATTGAAGAAGTTGGGAATAAGTATTGCCATAGATGATTTCGGCAGAGGATACTCATCATTAAATCGGTTGAAGTTAATTCCTTTTGACAGAATAAAAATAGACAAAGACATCATAGATTATATTGATTTAGAAAGAAAGCTGGCTCCTTTAACAGAAATTATTATTTTATTAGCCAGAGCTTTCAAAGCAGGTGTTACGGCCGAAGGTGTGGAAACAAAGGAGCAGGCGGATTTTCTCAGAAGTATATCCTGTGATGAAATACAGGGGTATCATTTTTCAAGGCCTTTGTCGCCGGAAGCAC